In Rodentibacter haemolyticus, the DNA window GCACAGGCGGAAGCTATTGCCGATTTAATTGACGCTACCTCAGAACAAGCTGCTCGTTCGGCTTTAAAATCTTTACAAGGCGAATTTTCTAACAAAGTAAATGCGTTGGTGGATTCTGTGATCTATTTGCGCACTTATGTTGAGGCGTCGATTGATTTTCCTGATGAAGAAATTGATTTTTTGGCAGATGGAAAAATTGAAGCGAATTTACGCAGTATTATTGCACAGCTTGACGGTGTGCGCCGTGAGGCAAAACAAGGCTCGATTTTACGCGAAGGAATGAAAGTGGTGATTGCAGGTCGCCCAAATGCGGGAAAATCCAGTTTGTTGAACGCACTTGCCGGTCGTGAAGCGGCAATCGTTACCGATATTGCCGGAACGACACGTGATGTACTACGCGAACATATTCATATTGACGGTATGCCGTTACATATTATTGATACCGCAGGTTTGCGCGAAGCCGCAGATGAAGTGGAACGCATTGGTATTTCACGTGCTTGGAATGAAATAGAACAGGCGGATCGCATTATTTTAATGCTTGATAGTAGCGACACGGAAAGTCTGGATCTTGATAAAGTGCGGTCAGAATTTTTAGCAAAATTGCCAACGAATATTCCGGTTACGATCGTTCGCAATAAAATTGATTTAAGCGGTGAAGAAGAAGGATTGAAAGAAGAAAATGGCTATCCGGTCATTCGTTTATCTGCTCAAACACAAAAAGGCGTACAGTTACTCCGTGAGCATTTGAAACAAGCGATGGGTTTCCAAACCGGTATTGAAGGCGGTTTTCTTGCCCGCCGCCGCCATTTAGACGCATTAGAAAAAGCGGCGGAACATTTACAAATCGGCTTGGTACAACTTACGGAATTTCATGCAGGTGAATTATTGGCGGAAGAACTACGTTTAGTGCAGACTCATTTAAGTGAAATCACAGGGCAATTTACCTCAGATGATTTGCTCGGTAACATTTTCAGCTCTTTTTGTATTGGCAAATAAGGTCGATTAATGGCATTTTATAGTTTATGGCTGATTGCATTTGGGCTTTCTATGGATGCTTTTGCCGTATCTATTTCTAAAGGTTTGGCAATGCGTTCATTCCGTTGGGGACAAGCGATAATGATCGCGCTTTGTTTCGGTATTTTCCAAGCGGTAATGCCATTAATCGGCTATGCACTGGGTACGCAATTCAGCAAAATGATTCAAGATTGGGATCACTGGGCCGCCTTCGGGTTATTGTTGTTAATCGGTGTGAATATGATTCATGAAGGTTTTAGTAACGATGATGAGGAGACAAGCATTACTCATTTTATCAGCATAAAACGCTTATTAACGCTGAGTGTGGCAACAAGTATTGACGCTTTAGCGGTGGGGATTTCATTTGCATTTTTAAATGTAAATATCATTGATGCCGTGTTGATTATCGGTGTAATGACTTTTTTTATTTCTTTCATCGGCGTAAAGAGCGGTCATTTTTTAGGGAAAAATTTTAAAAGTAAAGCAGAAATTTTTGGCGGCTTCATATTGATGATAATGGGGATTAAAATCTTGTTTGAACACGGAGTTTTTTTACATTTTTAAATTTAATTCACTATAAATGTGCGAACTACCTCGCTTTCGATTATAATCTCAAAAATTTTGTTCTCTTTAAGGGTAAATATGTTTATTGAAAAAATGAATGGGGTGGCAAATACCAAAATTGCCAAATTTATTCTCGGTCTTATTACTGTTTCGTTCTTAGTCGGTGGTATGTCCGGTTATTTGTTTAGCTCAAATGATTCTTATGCAGCGAAAGTAAATGGTGAAACCATTTCTCAGCAAGAATTTATGAATCGCTATAATCAAGAATTTGAAGCCCGTGCGGCTCGAGAAGGCGAAGCCTTTTTAACGCAGTCCGATTCACCGGAATTTGTAAATGCACTGCGTCAAAGTTTAATCGATCGTTTGGTTGATCAGGAATTACTTCGTCAATATGCAAAAGAACTCAAATTGAGTGTAAGTGATGAAATGATTAAACGTGCGATTGTGACGGATCCTAATTTCCAATCAAACGGTAAATTTGATAATGCGCTTTATCAACAGATTTTGGCTCAAAATCGTTTAAGTTCAGATGCTTATGCCGCTATATTGCGTAGTGCGCTTACTCTTGAGCAAATGCAAAACGGTATTGCAGACAGTGAATTTGTCGTACCCGTTCAAGTAAAAGATAACGCTCAAGTCTTTTTCCAAAAACGCACGGCACGTTTAGCGACTCTCTCTCTTGCGGATGAAATGGCGAAACAAAACGTAAGCGAAGATGAAGTTAAAGCTTATTATGATGCGAACCAAAAAGCTTTTATCCAACCGGAGCAGGTTAAAGTGCAATATATTCGTATTTCCGGTGAAGAAATTGCAAAAGGTATTCAAGTGAGTGATGTCGAAATAGCGCAATACTATCAAGATAATAAAGCGCAATTTATGACTCAACGTTTAGCACATATTCAATTTCCTAATGAACAAGATGCTCAAACGGCGTACCAGGAATTACAAAATGGTGCGAATTTTGCCGAATTAGCGAAAAACCGTTCTATGGATAAAATTTCCGGTAAAAATGGCGGTGATTTAGGCTGGGTAAACGCAAATGAATTACCGAAGACTTTTGAAGAAGCGGCGACCAACTTAAAAGTCGATACTTATAGTGAGCCTGTCAATGTTGATGGCTATTTCCATATTATCCGAGTAGAAGAGCGTAAAGAAAAACCTCTCTCTGAAGTAAAAAAACAAGTAGCGGATTTAGTGCGTAAAAACTTATTAGATAATCGTTTTTATGCGATTGAAAAAGAGGTTCGGGAAAAAGCCTTTGAAGACAGTAAATCTTTAGAGACCGCAGCGCAAGTTGCCGATGTGAAAGTGTTGGAAAGTGACTATTTTTCACGTAAAAATGTGCCGGCGGAACTCAATTTTCCTAGCGTAACTTCAGCAGTGTTTGATTCTGATATTGCGAATGGCGGTGCAAATTCGGAGCCGTTAAATGTAGGTGAACAAAATATTGTGTTGGTGCGTGTATTGGATCACAAAGCAGAAGGCGTAAAAACCTTAGAAGAAGCCAAAGCGGACATCGAAACTTTCTTAAAACGTGAAAAAGCAGAGAAAGCATTAACTGCAATCGTAACGGAACTGGTAAAAGATTTACCGGCTAATCCGAATAAATTGCCTTCCGGCATTGCTTTTAGTAAAGATCAAACATTCACATTTACTGAAAATCAAGATCCTATTTTGCTCAATGGTATTTTTTCTATTCATAAACCTGAAAACGGCAAAGTGGTTTATGAGATGGTGCGTAACGCTAAAGGTGATGTAATTATCGCTGCACTCAATGAAGTAGAGCAAGGTGAATTAAATGATCAGGAATTGGCACAATTTGGTGAGCAATTACGCCAGACCGGTCAGCTTGAATTACGCGGACAATTGATGCAAGCGTTGCGTGAAAAAGCACAAATTGAAATCAATGAAGGCTTTGTCAAACAAGAAGATGAAAATTAATTTTGGGGCTGTCCTAAATAACTAGGCTAAACGCCCTTTAACCAGTTGCTTTAAATGGAAATTTGAGATTTTAAGCTGCTGTGATTAAAACGTATTCACATTCCTTTAAATAAAGCCAAATGATCTGCCCCAAAAAGTTGGACTAAATAAACCAACTAAGTTAGGGGCAGATTTTTTATGTCCTAATATACCTAAACATTTGAGCAACAAAACAAGCGGTTGAATTTTATTTCATCCTTACACAAAGATTGCATCAATTTATTTTGAAATCATAAACAGTTATCTGCCGGATTATCCAATTTAGATCTGTGAACTGCACCGGATACACGTCTTAACGCCAAACGGATCTATTCCCCCGAATGAGTCCGATACAATATTGAATTTAAACCTTTTGCTAAGTTTTTTAAATCTGAGGCAAATCATTTATTTTGTGATGTTGATCACAGTAATTTCGAGTAATCTCACTTATAGTAATTTCACATTTCTGAATGTAATAATATTGGGAGAAAAAAATGAACGAAGAAATGCAAAATAATGATGAAAATAATATTAAAAAGCTGATTGTTGGCACTATTTCTTTAGGTTGTGCCATCATATTTTTTAGCGGATTGGCTAAGGAATTGTGGGGTGGTGTTTTTGATTTTGGTAAATTAACGGGGCATTTTCCTGAGTGGTTGAAAACTTCCGGCGGAACCAGTGCGAAAGGTGGTTTTCTATTTGCATTAACCTTAATTCCCAGCGTAATGTTAGCTCTCGGCTTTATGGCTATTTTTGAACATTATGGCGCATTACTTGCAGCTTCAAAATGGCTTAGTCCCATTTTAAGACCCTTAATGGGGATTCCCGGAGTCTGCTCTATTTCACTTATTGCCAGCACACAAAGTACGGATGCGGGGAGTTCAACCACAAAATTTTTAAGTAATGAAAATAGAATAAGCCATAAAGAGCTATTGATTTTTGCTACATTCCAATTTAGTGCGGGAGCTTTTTTAACTAATTTTTTAGCATCTTTTGCACCGTTATTAATGATAACCGATAGTTTTGGCAATGTTCCTCCAATCTCTATTGCGTTATGTTTAGGAATCATTTTGCTATTTAAAGTCCTTGGGGCAAATTTAATGCGTCTTTATGTAAAAAATTTTGTGAAAGACGATGAGGTGGAAGTATGAATCCAACAAAAAATGAAACTAAATTAATTACTGATATTTTTATCGAAGGAGCGAGAAAAGGTTGGAATATCGCAATTCATAGTACATTACCTAATGTTTTAATGGCTTATGTCATCATCTATATTTTAAATACTTCAGGATTATTAAAATTATTAGGCGAATATGTCGGCTTTATTATGTCTCCTTTAGGCTTGCCCGGTGAATCTATAGCCGTATTCTTAGCAGCTTTCTTGAGTTGGGGCGGTGCTGCCGGGGTATTGGTCGCGTTGGTTCAAGAGGGTACATTAAATGCCCAGCATATTGCTATTTTATTACCTGGTATGGCATTAGTCGGCTCAACCGTCCAATATATGGGACGTATATTAGGAGTGCTAGGCGTGCCCGGTAAACATTACTTAATAATGTTTGGAATTTGCATTGTAAATGCTTATTTAGCCATGTTATTAATGAAATTTATAATTTAGAGGGAGAATATGTACGCCAAAACGGAATATATGTCCGTTGATTCTGTCGTGCCTAAATGAAATTTAATTTTGGCTATTATTGAAAAGCTATTTCAGAAATCAGTGTAGGTAAACATTGTTTATCGTTATAAGGGGTATTTTGTTTTGCCCCAAAAGAGTTAGACTAATGAACCGGCATAGTAAAGGACAACAATCTGTGAGCTTTTCTTCTTATGATGAAAGGTGAATTGCAATCAAACCTGATTTCTGATAAAAAGTGCGGTAGTTTTTAACCGCACTTTTTTCATTGATGAAAGGAAAATTCTATGGCAGAAGAAACCATTTTCAGCAAAATTATTCGTAAAGAAATTCCCGCCGATATTGTTTATCAAGATGAACTTGTTACCGCATTTCGTGATATTGCACCACAAGCCAAAACCCATATTTTAATTATTCCGAATAAACTCATTCCAACGGTAAATGATGTTACCGAGCAAGATGAAGTTTCTCTTGGTCGTTTATTCACTGTTGCAGCAAAATTGGCAAAACAAGAGGGCATTGCGGAAGAGGGATATCGCTTGATCGTAAATTGTAACAAACACGGCGGACAAGAAGTTTTCCACATCCATATGCATCTTGTCGGTGGCGAGCCTCTAGGGAAAATGTTGAATAAATAATGAAAAAATCACTAATTCTTTTAAGCGCTTTCGTTTTGGCGGCTTGTTCAAATTCCGATCCTAATTTAGTTCATACTAACACCCCGATTTTGAATGTTGCGGCTGAGCTTACGACAAATATTGAGGCAAAAGTGAGTTCAAACTCGGCATGGGTAAAAAATAAAAGCACTCAACCGATCAATGTGAATTACCGTCTTTTTTGGTATAACGCTCAAGGGGTAACCCAAGTGTGGGATCAACAGCGCGAAAGCTTGTCGGGAAATTTACATTTACAACCTCAAGAGCAAAAGGCAGTTGAATTAGCCAAGCCAACGCCTGAGAGCACAAATTACCGTCTTTATTTACAATAATTATGTCGACATTATTAATTGATCTTGAAGGCTATACGCTTACTCAGGAAGAAATCGAATTACTGGGGCACCCTCTCGTTGCAGGCGTGATTTTATTTACACGTAATTTTTACGATCGCGAACAAATTCAAGCCTTAGTAAAATCTGTGCGTGAGCGGGTGAAAAAGCCTTTACTTATAACGGTGGATCAAGAAGGCGGGCGGGTTCAACGTTTTCGTGAGGGTTTTACTCAACTACCGGCAATGCAAGCCTTTGCGGCATTATCATCCGATTTAGAACAGCAACAAAATTGGGCGCGCGAGGCAGGCTGGCAAATGGCAGCGGAAATGACCGCACTTGACATTGATTTGAGTTTTGCGCCCGTATTGGATTTAGGGCATAAATGTCGTGCTATCGGCGATCGTAGTTTTTCTGATGATGTAAAAAGTGCGGTCAATTTAGCAAGTGTTTTTATTGATGGTATGCACCAAGCGGGTATGGCGGCAACGGGCAAACACTTTCCCGGACATGGGCACGTACTGGCGGATTCTCATCTCGAAACGCCGATTGATGAACGCCCTCAAACGGAAATTTTTGCTAAAGATATTCACCCCTTCCAGCAATTAATCAAACAGCAAAAATTGGATGCCATTATGCCGGCACATGTCATTTACACCCATTGTGATAACCAGCCGGCAAGCGGCTCGGAATATTGGCTAAAACATATTTTACGTGGAAAATTGAATTTTAACGGTACGATTTTTTCTGATGATCTCGGTATGAAAGGAGCTGGATTTATGGGCGATTTTGTGACACGTAGCGAAAAAGCATTGAACGCCGGCTGTGATTTGTTGCTTCTTTGTAATGAACGTGAAGGTGTTATTCAGGTACTGGATCAATTAAAACTCAAGGAAAATCAACCGCACTTTCAACAGCGTCAAACCCGTTTGAGCAGTTTATTTAAGAAAAAATCTCTCAGCTGGATAGAACTGACGAAATCCTCACGTTGGTTAGAAAATCATAAAAAATTGACCGCACTTCAACAAGAATGGCTGGCAACCAAAGTATGATTTCTTGTCACCATTATCAAGCAGGTAGTTGTCGTTCATGTAAATGGCTTGATGTGCCTTATGAGCGGCAGCTTTCCGAAAAAATAACGAATCTTCAAACTCAACTTTCTGATTTGAAATACGATAATTTAACATGGTTGCCGCCTTTTCAATCCTCAGAAAACGCATTCCGTAATAAAGCCAAAATGGTGGTAAGCGGTGCAGTGGAACGTCCGATCCTCGGTATTTTGCAAGATCCGGATAATCCGCAAAGTGCGGTGGATTTATGTGATTGCCCGCTTTATCCTAAGCATTTTCAAGATATTTTTCCTATTCTCAAGGATTTTATTGGAAGAGCAGGGCTTGTGCCTTATAACGTGGCAAAACAAAAGGGTGAATTGAAATATATTTTACTTACGGAAAGTGCAGCAACGGGTAAATTAATGCTTCGTTTTGTCTTGCGATCTGAAAATAAATTAGCGCTTATTCGCCGTGAGTTATCAGGATTATTGGCTAAATTACCGCAATTAGAAGTCGTAAGTGTAAATTTACAGCCACAGCATGCCGCTATTTTAGAGGGAGAAAAAGAGATTTTTCTGACCGAACAGCAACTATTAGCTGAGAATTTTAATGATGTACCACTATTTATTCGTCCTCAAGGATTTTTTCAAACTAATCCGTATGTCGCTTCAGGGTTATACGAAACAGCTCAACAGTGGATAAAAAATCTGCCGGTAACTTCATTATGGGATCTCTTTTGTGGCGTAGGTGGTTTTGGTTTGCATTGTGTAAAAGCATTACAGGAAAACCGGAGCCATTCTATTGAACTTACAGGAATCGAGATTTCCGCTTCCGCTATTTTGGCCGCTAAAACATCCGCACAAAAATTAGGATTACAAAATATTAAATTTCAATCTTTAGATGCGGCGAATTTTGCGTTAAATCAGAATGAACGTAAGCCTGATTTGGTTATCGTCAATCCGCCACGCCGCGGCATTGGTAAACCTCTAAGTGAATTTCTTAACGAAATGCAACCGCGTTTTATTTTGTATTCCAGCTGTAATGCCGCCTCTATGAGAAAAGACTTACGGCATTTAACTCATTATAACGCAAGAAAAATCCGACTCTTTGATATGTTTCCACATACGGCGCACTATGAAGTGTTGATGCTGTTGGAACGAACTTCCTACTAAACTAAGGCAGGTGCATATACTTGCCTTAATTTGTCTTTTTTATACCGAGTCTCCTCATTAAATTAACGTTATATTTCTCTTATTATTTCTTTTCTAAATGCAAATAAATTCATTTGTTGAAATGAAATAAATTTTCTTTCAATTAAAAGATTTTTCTGTTTTTGAGATCTCGATCACGTTTTTTGTTTTCAAAGTGAAATAAAATAAGTTTCAATGATTGGTTATTAGATCAGAAACAAAACATAAAACTTTCATTTTGGGAGAAAACTTATGGAATTTATTACACATGGTGCGGAATGGTTTATCGGATTATTCCAGAAAGGCGGTGAAGTTTTTGTCAGTATGGTGACGGGAATTTTACCATTATTGATTTCATTGTTAGTGGTGATGAATGCCTTAATTAAGTTGATTGGTCAAGAACGTATCGAACGTTTAGCGCAACGTAGCGCCGGGAATCCTATTTCACGTTATTTGATTTTACCGGTGTTCGGTACTTTCGTATTTTGTAACCCAATGACCTTAAGTTTGGGGAAATTTTTACCTGAAGTGTATAAACCGAGTTATTACGCGGCTGCTTCTTATAGTTGTCATTCTATGAACGGTTTGTTTCCGCATATTAACCCGGGGGAATTATTTGTGTATTTAGGTATTGCCAGCGGATTAACAACCTTAGGTTTGCCTTTAGCGCCCTTAGCCGTTAGTTATTTGTTAGTAGGTATGTTTACCAATTTCTTTCGTGGTTGGATTACGGATTTTACCACAGCTGTCTTTGCAAGACGGATGGGAATTAAATTAGCGCGTGAAGTACATCTATAGGAGTAACAGTATATGTCAAAAGCACTTTATATTGAAAAAGGTCAAAGCGGCTGGGGAGGACCTTTAACTATACCGGTTGTAGCAGGAAAAAAAATTTTGTATATGACGGCAGGAACAAAGCCGAGTATTGTGGAACATTTGGTTGAATTAACCGGGTGGGAAGCGGTGGACGGTTTTAAAGATGGTGAACCGGAAAATAATGAAATAGGTATTGCAATTGTCGATTGTGGCGGTGTGCTGCGTTGTGGTTTGTACCCAAAACGAGGAATCCCTACGATTAATATTCATGCGACCGGAAAGTCAGGTCCGCTTGCCGAGTATATTGTTGAAAGTATCTACGTGTCTGCTGTAAAGGAAAATAATATTACTTTAATTGACACCGAGTTATCGAAATATGTAGCCCAAACTATTCAGGATCAACCAAAAGAAAATGTAAAAGATTATGACACAACAAAGAAAATTACCGAGCAAAGTGATGGTTTATTAGCCAAAATCGGTATAGGAATGGGGTCGGTCGTTGCTATTTTTTTCCAATCGGGACGAGATACGATTGATACCGTGTTAAAAACAATTTTACCTTTTATGGCATTTGTATCAGCCTTGATCGGGATCATTATTGCTTCAGGTTTAGGGGATTGGATCGCACACGGTTTAATACCACTGGCAAACAGTCCGATCGGTTTGGTTACGTTAGCATTAATTTGTTCTTTTCCGTTTTTATCGCCGTTTCTTGGTCCCGGTGCGGTTATTGCACAGGTTATCGGTACGTTGGTCGGTGTGCAAATCGGCTTAGGTAATATTCCGCCGCATTTGGCGCTACCGGCATTATTCGCTATCAATGCACAAGCGGCTTGTGATTTTATTCCGGTCGGTTTGTCTTTAGCAGAAGCCAAGCAGGACACCGTTCGGGTTGGTGTACCATCCGTATTGGTCAGTCGCTTTTTAACCGGGGCTCCTACGGTATTAGTCGCTTGGTTTGTATCGGCATATATTTATTAATCAATACAGAGCGGTATGAGCCGCTCTATCTACCGAGGAAAGAAAAGTAAGATGACAGTTATTTATCAAACCAAATTTACTAAAATTGGCAAATTTGCTCGTGAATCACTTGCTGAAAATATGCTTATTACCTTTAAACAAGGCGCACCGGCAGATCTAGAGGACTATTGCTTTATTCATTCTCACGGAGAATTACAGACTGATATTCAGGTCGGTTATATGTTGCAAATTGATAATAAAAATTTTCAAATTACAGCAATTGGACAAGTTGCAAGTATTAATTTGAAAGAATTGGGGCATGTTACTTGGCGTTTTGATGGCGCTAATATTGCGGAATATCCGGGAACGATTCACGTGAAAGGCAATATTCCTACAAACATTACAGAAAATACGATTTTAAGCATTATCAAAAATTAAGGAGTTATAATATGAATTCAAAAGTGGCAATCGTTGTCGGAGGCGGACAAACTTTGGGGGCTTTTTTGTGTGCGGGATTGGCTGAAAATGGTTATCGGGTAGCCGTTGCCGATTTAAGCGGAGAAAATGCGCAAAAAACGGCGGATAGTATTAATCAAAAATTGGGGCTAACGGTGGCACAAGGTTTTCAAGTTGATGCGACTGATGAACAAAGTGTTATTGCGTTAGCGAATAATGTCGATCGGGCTTTTGGGCGCAGTGATTTATTGGTTTACAGTGCAGGGGTTGCCAAAGCCGCTCCGATTACCGAATTTGGTTTGCGGGATTTTGAGTTTTCAGTACAGGTTAATTTAACAGGTTATTTCTTATGCGCAAGAGAATTTGCCAAATTAATGGTTCGTGATGGGATTAAAGGTCGAATTATTCAAATCAATTCTAAATCAGGCAAAGTTGGCAGCAAACATAATTCGGGTTACAGTGCGGCAAAATTTGGTGGCGTAGGATTAACTCAATCGCTCGCATTGGATTTAGCGGATAACGGTATTACCGTACATTCTTTAATGTTAGGAAATTTACTTAAATCACCGATGTTTCAATCTCTTATTCCACAATATGCACAAAAATTGGGTATTTCTCCTGAAGAAGTTGAACAGGTTTACATTGATAAGGTTCCGCTAAAGCGAGGCTGTGATTATCAAGACGTGCTGAATGTTCTACTGTTTTATGCCAGTGAGCAGGCTTCTTATTGTACCGGACAATCAATAAATATTACCGGCGGTCAGGTTATGTTTTAGGTTTCCCCGTTTTCTTTCTTAATGTAAAAACGTTCTCAACGCTCTTTAACTAAATTTTGCTTACTTCTATTTGCTATTTCTAAGGTAAAAATTCGGTCAAATGATTTATGTCGGTTAAAGAGCGGTTGTTTTTTGAGTCGTTTTATCTACTGAATAAATATAATAGAATTTTGCGATAAATATTTTATTCCGCTCAAAATAAATTACAAAATATGAGATAATCCTATGGTAAATGCAACCAATTCGCTTATTTTAATTGCCATTATTGCTTGGATATTGCAACTTTTGCTTGGCTGGTGGCAGATTTCTCGATTTAACAAGGCGTTTTCGTTGCTATGTCAGCAGGGGAATGTGGGAATCGGTCGTTCTAAGGGGCGATTTAAACCTAAAGTAGTCATTGCCATCGCGTTTGATCAAAACAATCGTGTTGTAAATTCGTTTATTATAAAGGGATTCAGTGTTTTTTCTGCTCCTCAAACGATTACTTCACTGCAAGGATTATTGCATAGTGAAATTATTCCTGAGCGGGTTTTTCCGCATAGTAAAGCATCGCAAGATGCACTAGAGGAAGCAATCCGGTTGCAATAGTCGCGACTATTACGGATGTTTTATGAAACCAAAAGAAAGACAACTTGCGATCTTAGATTATTTGCAAAGTAACGGTAGAACTGCCGTTGATACTTTGGCACAATATTTTGCCACAACCGGTACGACCATTCGTAAAGATTTAACTGTATTGGAGAGTGAGCGAAAAGTTTTGCGGACTTACGGGAGTGTTGTATTAGCGGGTAATGAGAAAGAAGACGATGAATTACCGATGACTAATAAAACCCACATCAATTTAGAACAAAAACGCAAGATTGCGAAGGCTGCAGTCGGTTTATTGAAAGACGGAGATTCGATGATTATTGATTCCGGTAGTACCGTGCTGCAAATGATTCCGTTGTTGGGAAAACTGGATAATTTAACGATTATGACCAACAGCTTACATATCATTAACAGCCTAGTAAGTTTGGAAAATAATCATGAATTATTAATGTGTGGCGGTACTTATCGAGCGAGATCCGCTTCTTTTCACGGTGTTTTGGCAGAATCCACCTTTGATAAATTTAATTTTGATAAATTATTTATCGGTACTGACGGTTTCGATCTTGAATTAGGATTAACGACTTTTAACGAGGTGCACGGTGTTAGTCAAGCAATGACGGGCGCTGCACGGGAAATCATTGTATTGGCGGATTCGTCAAAATTCGGACGGCGCAGCCCGAATGTCGTCTGCCCGTTAGATAAAATTGATGTTGTGATTACGGATAACGGTCTGGATAAACAAACTCATCAAGCCTTGTTAGAACGAAATATTCAAGTGCTTATTGCCGAATAGCGGGATAAATTCAGCCCGAATAGATTCGGGCTGATTAAAAAAGGCTATTGCAATGCAATCCTCGCCGCAGTATTACTTGTCCCCCTAGGCTTGGCTTGAGGGACGTTTTAATCTGGTTCACTATAAATGATGAAGAAGGGATTCCTTTTTACAAACTATTCATCGCATTGATCAGCCTGATTTCATCAAATTTTTTAATATCCTGCACATAAATTGCGGCTTGTTGAATTTTTCCTTCACGCAGTAATTTTTCCCGCTGAGTGCCTTGTAACAAAGGCGTATCAGGTGTGAACCAGTGATTTTCTTGGCGGAAAATTAAATTTCCGATAGAACAGTCCGTCACTTTTCCCTTTTTAATAATCATAATCTCATCACAATCTCTCCGCTGTGCAAATAGTGTATTGAGTAAGCCTCGATTGGTATATTTCAAGCCATATTCAATTTCATCACAAATCACAGGTTGGAAAGTACGGTAGATTTTTCGTGTGTATTCAAAATATTGAACGAAGGTGGTTTTATCATTGTAATCAATACGACAACGTATCAGTTTATTTTGCAAATGTTCGGGCGGTTGGATTAACTCAAAAAGTGAAAAAATATTAACCGCACTTTTGCCATAAAATTGATGTAGGCTGTGTTCATAACGTGCTTGGTGATCGTCGATATTTTGAATTTCGCCCTGTTCGATGGCTAAGGTTTCAAATAGCGGAAACATTAATTTTCCTTCTTAATCGGTAAATAGACTTTTTCGAGCAATTCTTGATATTCTTCTTCTAAATGACTATGAATAGTAATACCACCGCCACTGTGAAAATAAAATTTATCATCACGTTGAGAAATAAATCGAATTGCTACCGCACTTTGCAGGCTTTTTCCATCGAAAATGCCAAAAACACCGGTGTAATAACCACGTGTCAGCTTTTCCGCTTGTTGAATAATTTGCACGGTTTTTTC includes these proteins:
- the srlR gene encoding glucitol operon DNA-binding transcriptional repressor SrlR, yielding MKPKERQLAILDYLQSNGRTAVDTLAQYFATTGTTIRKDLTVLESERKVLRTYGSVVLAGNEKEDDELPMTNKTHINLEQKRKIAKAAVGLLKDGDSMIIDSGSTVLQMIPLLGKLDNLTIMTNSLHIINSLVSLENNHELLMCGGTYRARSASFHGVLAESTFDKFNFDKLFIGTDGFDLELGLTTFNEVHGVSQAMTGAAREIIVLADSSKFGRRSPNVVCPLDKIDVVITDNGLDKQTHQALLERNIQVLIAE
- a CDS encoding aminotransferase class IV family protein, coding for MFPLFETLAIEQGEIQNIDDHQARYEHSLHQFYGKSAVNIFSLFELIQPPEHLQNKLIRCRIDYNDKTTFVQYFEYTRKIYRTFQPVICDEIEYGLKYTNRGLLNTLFAQRRDCDEIMIIKKGKVTDCSIGNLIFRQENHWFTPDTPLLQGTQREKLLREGKIQQAAIYVQDIKKFDEIRLINAMNSL